A genomic window from Anthonomus grandis grandis chromosome 2, icAntGran1.3, whole genome shotgun sequence includes:
- the LOC126733446 gene encoding odorant receptor Or2-like gives MVVVTLFVFAASQLRVLKIRISKYGQGRDMNDEQKKVVLKQLIAKHLYLIGFIKNLNNRTKYILLMEYLLSSVDLSSVAVNLAKETTIQTIWHFIFFLLLFLQIMIMAWTTNEVKLQSVAIADGIYNSDWYTLNKENAKLIHIMILRAQRPLVLTIGPFGPMTTETGVKILKVAYSYVSIMKQ, from the exons ATGGTCGTGGTGACTCTTTTCGTTTTTGCTGCTTCGCAACTCCGTGTACTGAAGATACGTATCAGCAAATATGGGCAGGGCAGAGATATGAATGATGAGCAGAAAAAAGTGGTTTTGAAGCAGCTTATCGCTAagcatttatatttaattgg atttataaaaaacctgAACAATCGCACAAAGTACATTTTACTAATGGAGTATCTTTTGAGTTCCGTGGATTTATCTTCTGTGGCTGTAAATTTGGCAAAG gaaacaACCATACAGACtatttggcattttatttttttcttattgctgTTCTTGCAAATAATGATCATGGCCTGGACTACGAATGAGGTTAAACTTCAG AGCGTGGCAATCGCAGACGGAATTTATAATAGCGATTGGTACACGTTAAATAAGGAAAATGCCAAACTTATTCACATAATGATTCTGAGGGCACAAAGACCATTAGTCTTGACCATCGGGCCATTTGGTCCGATGACGACTGAAACTGGAGTCAAA attttaaaagtgGCTTACTCCTACGTCAGCATAATGAAGCAATAA